The following nucleotide sequence is from Candidatus Poribacteria bacterium.
GCTTGTTATGGTGGACGCTACATCCGTCGGGTTATGTGCTTTCAGGTGCGTCATGGGGTGGACTCATCTACTTCTGGTTCCCCGTCATGGTGAGTTGGCTCATCAAGTTTATGATTCTCCGATTTTCGGGTTGGCAAACGTATCGTAAAGCGATCCCGTTCTTCCTCGGCTTGGTTTTGGGGGACTATATTCCGCGGAGCATTCTGAGTCTCATCAGTTTTGCATTGCATTTATATATGCCGTCGTCCGGTGCGGGTCATACGCTTTAGGGTTGGCTATCAGCAATCGGCGGTCAGCGGTCAGTTATCGGCTGTCGGCAGTCAGCGGTCAGTAGGCATGAAGCAGGGCGCGGGTTTCCAAAACGTAAACTTATTTTCGGATTTTACTATAATTTGACAAAACGGACATTTCACCATACAATTACTATACGCCGACAGGAACCAAACCCATCGACAGTCAAGACGAGACGGAAACCGAATGCCGATACAATTACTCACCGTAAACGCACTCACAAAAGCGTTCGTAGCTAACCAACCGCCAATTGTTAAAAACATAAGTTTCAGCGTCCATACGGGCGAGATTTTCGCACTTTTGGGACCCAGCGGTTGCGGCAAAACTACTACTTTGCGCCTCATCGCCGGTTTTGAGCAAGCAGACACCGGCACCATTGCTATGGCAGAACGCACACTCGTCGACAGCGATACGCACGTCCCGCCTGAATCGCGCGGCATCGGCTTTGTGTTTCAGGACTATGCCCTCTTTCCACACAAAAACGTGCTTGAAAACGTCGCTTTCGGTCTCCGACAGGTATCGAAAAAGACACGACAGACAAGGGCATTTGAAGTGCTGGATATGGTCGGCATGACGCATCTACAGTCGCGTTTACCACACCATCTTTCTGGCGGCGAGCAGCAGCGGGTCGCATTGGCGCGCGCGATCATCGCACGTCCGAAACTCCTCCTCTTAGACGAACCTTTTTCCAGTCTCGATCCGGGGTTACGGCAGTCTACCCGTGAGGAGGTCCGCGCGCTCTTGAAAGCGGAAGGGATTAGTGCAGTGCTCGTCACACACGCGCAGGAGGAGGCATTGAGTTTCGCTGAGCGGTTGGGTGTGATGAAAGAAGGCACGCTTGAACAGATTGGGACACCAGAGGCGGTGTACCGACATCCGAAAACGGCTTATGTCGCAGATTTTCTCGGACAGACAAACTTCATTCGCGCAGACATCAAAGACGGGATCGCAGAAACGCCGTTCGGACGTGTAAAAGTGGAAGGGGCTGAGAGTGGGAACGCACTTCTCTCTATCCGACCTGAATGTTTGCAGATGCTGGCCTCTGACGCGCAAAGCAGCACCAAAAATGGGCGTGTCGTTGGACAGGCGTTTAAAGGGCACGATTTCACATATCAGGTCGAGATGGACAGACAGCAGTATTTCGTTCAGACCGACTACCGCTGTCCGTTTCAGATAGGGGACACGGTTGTGTTGAAAGCAGAATCGGCGGTAGCGGTTACGCCTGAATCGGATTAATTTTACAGGGGATTAATGCTATAATTATACTTTATAGGCACATCCCTGAAAATTACTAACGAACTCGATCCGAGGGAGAAAATCATGGGAAAAATTAAGAAGGTCGAAATTCATGACAAGATATTTGAGGAAACTTATACCGTCCATATCCAAAGAAACGGTACGAATTGGCTTGGGTGGATTCCGGAGGTTCCAAAAGTCAAGTGTGAGGAACCTACAGAGGCAGTGCTACTGAAAACCCTCGAAAAAAAACTTCATGAGGTCCTTGTCGCCGAAGAAGAGGCTTGGGAAAAGCAGTTTGAGGCAGATGTGAAAACTGGGAAACTTGATAAACTTCGAGAGGAAGCCCTGGCAGATGTCCGATCAAGAAAATTCAAATATCTATAAATCAAGGAGAGCCTGAGGTCATAGAGGTTGTGGGCAGCCACAAGGACTGCCCCTACAAGATGTCAACAAGGATATGACTATTGGTCAGCCAGAATTACAAGGGGATATCGGGCGGTGGCATTTGAAGACGAGAGTGGGCAGCCACAAGGACTGCCCCTACAAGATGTCAACATATTTGAGGTTGTGGGCAGCCACAAGGACTGCCCCTACAAGATGTCAACATATTTTCGGATTTACTATAGTTGCGAAAATAAAGCAGAAGCACAAATTACAACATATCTCGGATCTCATCAATCCCCTGAATCATTCGTGTGAATGCCTCAACCAACCGATCGATTTCCGCATGCACTGCGGCATCATCACCCTCCTCCAGCGCATCAAGCACTCCAGGAAAAACGACCGCTGCGTAGCCGGTATTGAGACCGGGTGCATAGATAAGATGTTTAAACCAAGGCCGTAACGGCAAGCCTGTCTCACTCGTCAGACGCCGCTCCAATTGGTACAATCGCTGGTTTATTTCCGAAATCTCGGAGAGATCGTCAGAA
It contains:
- a CDS encoding ABC transporter ATP-binding protein, with translation MPIQLLTVNALTKAFVANQPPIVKNISFSVHTGEIFALLGPSGCGKTTTLRLIAGFEQADTGTIAMAERTLVDSDTHVPPESRGIGFVFQDYALFPHKNVLENVAFGLRQVSKKTRQTRAFEVLDMVGMTHLQSRLPHHLSGGEQQRVALARAIIARPKLLLLDEPFSSLDPGLRQSTREEVRALLKAEGISAVLVTHAQEEALSFAERLGVMKEGTLEQIGTPEAVYRHPKTAYVADFLGQTNFIRADIKDGIAETPFGRVKVEGAESGNALLSIRPECLQMLASDAQSSTKNGRVVGQAFKGHDFTYQVEMDRQQYFVQTDYRCPFQIGDTVVLKAESAVAVTPESD